The Ancylobacter sp. SL191 nucleotide sequence CTGCAACAAGGCGAGCGGCCGGGTCAGCCGGCGCACCGCCGCGACGACGACCAGCGTGGTGCCAAGCGCGATGATCACCACCCAGCCGACGAACACCCATTCATTGCCGCCATGCGGGGGCGGCATCGGCAGGGACATCACGATCCACCGCCCATTGGGTAGCCGGGCCGAGAGCACGGGCCAGGTCTCGCCCGGCACATCGGTCACCCGTATATCGGTGGCGATGCCGCGCCGGTTCATGGCGGCGGCGATGCCGTCGGGCGGGCCCGGCACCTGCGGGCCGGCGACCGGCGCATCGACGAGGCGGGCATTACCGAGGTTCGGCATGGCGTCCGGCGTGCGGGCTGCGAGGTCCATCAGCAGCGCGATCTGCCCGGCCACCGCATCGTCAAATTCGCGGATGGGCGGCGGCGGCAGCAAGGCGAGCGAGAGGACGGTGGCGAGCGCCACCACCGTCAGCACCGCCCCGGCCAGCAGCGCGGTGACGCGGGTGCGGAAACTGGTCATTCCGCCTCGCCATCCTCGCCGGCGACAATCTCCACCCGCGCGGCGAGCTGGTAGCCGCCATTGCGCAGGGTCTTGATGATCTGGAAATTGCCGGCATCGCCCAGCTTGCGGCGCAGCCGGCTGATCAGCACGTCGATCGAGCGGTCGAAACCGCTGGAGCCGCGCCCCTGGGTGATGTCGAGCAGCTGCTCGCGCGAGAGCATCCGGCCGGGCCGCTCGACAAAGGCGAGCAACAGGTCGAACTCGGCGCCGGTGAAGATGATCTCCGTACCTTCGCCGTCCCACACCCGGCGCAGCGTCGGGTCGGCGGTGAAGCCGGCGAAGCGCAGCCGGCCGGGCCGGGGCTCGCTGGTGGTTTCCTCGCGCAGATGGGTGCGCCGGAGCACGGCACGGATGCGCGCCACCAGCTCGCGCGGGTTGAACGGCTTGCCGAGATAGTCGTCCGCGCCGATCTCCAGCCCGATGATGCGGTCGACATCCTCCTTCAGCGCGGTCAGCAGGATGATGGGGATGTTGGACTGGGTGCGGAAGGAGCGGCACAGATCGAGGCCGGACGTGTCCGGCAGCATCAGGTCGAGCACCACGAGGTCGAAGCGCCCATTGGCGAGCTGGCGCTCGGCCTCGCGCCCGGTCTCGGCCAGCGTCACGCGAAACGCCTGGCCGGTGAGGTAGCGTCCGAGAAGCTTGCGGATCTCCTGGTCGTCATCGACCACGAGAATGTGCGGGCCGGTCTCGGCATCGGCTCTGTTCATGTCCGTCATGGCCCCTCTGTAGCCGGACGTGTCGCCCATTGCCGGAGAATTTCGCAAACCAGCGTTGCCAACGCCGCGATCGCAATCTTCAGCAATAATATCGCCTCCGGTGCGAACACACATCCATGATGGGAACTACGCGAGACACGCATCGTGCCTATCTGTTCGGCTCGTGACCGACCGGAGAGACCACGCAGCCTCATGTCCCGCCCCTCGAAGATCCTGCTTGCCGCCCTTGTCCTGGCTCTGCTTGCCGGTGGCTATATCGCCGCGCGCTACACGGCACGCGATCCGGCGGCGAGCCTGGTGACGGCGCCCGTCACGCGCGGCGACATCGAGGTGGCCGTGCTCGCCAGCGGCACGCTGAAGCCGGCCAACCTCGTCGCCGTCGGCGCGCAGGCGTCAGGCCGCATCACCCGCGTGCTGGTCAAGCTCGGCGACACGGTGAAGGCGGGCGACCTCCTGGCCGAGATCGACTCGGTCACCCAGATCAACTCGCTGCGCACCTCCCAGGCCTCGCTCGCCGATGTGCGGGCCCAGCTCGCCGAGAAGGAGGCGGTGCTCTATCGCAACCAGATGATCCTCAAGCGCCAGAGCGAGATGGTCACGTCCAAGATCGTCTCGCAGGCCGATTACGAGGCAGCGGAAGCGGATGTGAAGGCGACGCTGGCGCAGATCGAGGCGCTGAAGGCGCAGATCGTCGAGGCGGAAGTCGCGGTCGAAACCGCGCAGGCCAATCTCGGCTATACCCGCATCACCGCGCCGAGCGACGGCACCGTGCTCGCCATCGTCAGCCAGCAGGGCCAGACGGTGAATGCCAGCCAGTCCGCCCCCACCATCGTGGTGCTCGGCCAGCTCGACCGGATGCTGGTGCGGGCGGAAATCTCCGAGGCCGACGTGGTGCAGACCGCCCCCGGCCAGCGGGCCTGGTTCACCATTCTCGGCGACCGCGACCGGCGCTACGAAGCGGATCTGCTGTCCATCGAGCCGGCGCCGGTCTCGATCAAGAGCGATGAGAGCTTCAGCAGTTCCACCACCAGCAGCACCTCCTCCTCCAGCTCGTCCAGCTCCTCGTCATCGGCCATCTATTACAATGGCGTGCTGGAAGTGCCGAACCCGGACGGGCGGCTGCGCACCTACATGACCGCCGAGGTCCACATCGTCACGGGCGCGGCCAAGGGCGCACTGCTGGTTCCCGCCATGGCGCTCGACGCGCGCGGAGCGGACGGGCTCTATGCGGTGCGCGTGCTCACCCCGGCCGGGCAGGTCGAGACGCGGCAGGTTGCCATCGGTCT carries:
- a CDS encoding response regulator gives rise to the protein MNRADAETGPHILVVDDDQEIRKLLGRYLTGQAFRVTLAETGREAERQLANGRFDLVVLDLMLPDTSGLDLCRSFRTQSNIPIILLTALKEDVDRIIGLEIGADDYLGKPFNPRELVARIRAVLRRTHLREETTSEPRPGRLRFAGFTADPTLRRVWDGEGTEIIFTGAEFDLLLAFVERPGRMLSREQLLDITQGRGSSGFDRSIDVLISRLRRKLGDAGNFQIIKTLRNGGYQLAARVEIVAGEDGEAE
- a CDS encoding efflux RND transporter periplasmic adaptor subunit; translated protein: MSRPSKILLAALVLALLAGGYIAARYTARDPAASLVTAPVTRGDIEVAVLASGTLKPANLVAVGAQASGRITRVLVKLGDTVKAGDLLAEIDSVTQINSLRTSQASLADVRAQLAEKEAVLYRNQMILKRQSEMVTSKIVSQADYEAAEADVKATLAQIEALKAQIVEAEVAVETAQANLGYTRITAPSDGTVLAIVSQQGQTVNASQSAPTIVVLGQLDRMLVRAEISEADVVQTAPGQRAWFTILGDRDRRYEADLLSIEPAPVSIKSDESFSSSTTSSTSSSSSSSSSSSAIYYNGVLEVPNPDGRLRTYMTAEVHIVTGAAKGALLVPAMALDARGADGLYAVRVLTPAGQVETRQVAIGLNDKTFAEVRSGLGEGERVVTGDTANLPVATARMPGPPPGGGM